The sequence CGGTCCCCACGGCCTCGCCGACGGGGCCGGTGCCCATCTCGACCAGGAAGCGGAGATACGGGCGCTCGACGCGACAGCCGAGGCGTTCGGGGTGACGCTGCCGCGGTTCGCCCTGCGCCACGGCCGGCTGCACGCGGTGCGGGGTGCCTCGTGGACCCGGCGGCCGGGGCCGGGAGAGAGCCGCGTGTCGGTGAGCGTGGCTCCGGCGCGCGGCACGCTCTGAGCGGCGGCGCGGTGCTGCCGCTTCGGCCCGGTGTGCGGGCGGGGACGCGGGGGACGTCCGTACCGTCCGGATGCCCGAAAAGGCAGCACCGGGTGCACCGGACGGGCCGGACACGGGCTGGACGGGGCAGGGAGCCTCCCGTAAAGGTGGAGAGCCGGGACCGGTGCGGGCCGCCGCAGGGCGTCGCGGCGGATGTCCGCGACCGGTGCGGTCAGGGGAGATGACGATGAACGCACACGACCACGAGCATCAGCACGAGCAGGACCCGGAGCGGGCCCACGACCACGACCTCCCGCGCGGGAGCGAGTACGGGCAGGACGAGCACGGGCGGCACGAGCACGCGGACGCGGTCGCGGCGCCGAGGACGGCGGACGTCCACGACGGCGGGACGGAGACGCACCACCTCTTCCGGGCCGCGGCTGCCGGGCGTACGGACGTGGTCGGGACGAGCGGCATGGGCATGCTCCAGCGGACCGTGGGCAACGGTGCGCTCAACCCGATGATCCAGCGCGCCAAGGCGGGCCCGTCCGGACCGGCGGAGGAAGAACCGCAAGCGGCGCAGCGCTCACCGGTGCACGACGTCGTGTCGTCCGGCGGCGGTTCGCCCCTGGACACCGATACCCGTACGGATCTGGAGAGCCGTATGGGCGCGGACTTCTCCGACGTACGTATCCACAACGACTCCGCCGCGCACGAGTCGGCGAAGGGCGTCGGAGCGCACGCGTACACCGTGGGCAACAACGTGGTCTTCCAGCGGGACGCGTACGACCCGTCGTCACCGCAGGGCCGTACGACGCTGGCCCATGAGTTGACGCATGTGATCCAGCAGCGCAGTGGGCCGGTCGAGGGCACGGAGGCGCCGGGCGGCATCCGGGTCAGTGATCCCTCGGACCGCTTCGAGCGGGAGGCTGTGGCGAACGCGGACCGGGTGCTCTCGGACCCGGCACCCGTGTCGGCCGCCGCCGCTACCGCTGTTCCCGCCGCGCCGGTCGCACCCGCCGCGCCCGCCGTACAGCGTGCGGCCACGGAGGACGAGGACGAACAACCGGCCGACGTGCAGGGCTCGTTCGTCCAGCGGGCCGAGGAGAAGGGCCCGGAGGAGGAAGAGGAAGCCCCACCGGCCTGAGCAGCCCCCTGCCCGGCTCTCCGCAGCCGCACGGACCGACGGCGCGACGGTGCGAAGCCGCCTGATCCGCCGGGCCTCCCTGACCCGCAGGGCCTCCCTGACCTGACCGGCTCGACGACCGGCCCGGCCCGGCAATCGGACCGACCCGGCCCGGTCGGGTGGTCAGCCTGCGGAGTCCGGGCGCATCGTGCCGCCGAGGAACAGCGACTCGGCGCACCGTGAGGGCGCCGGTGCGCCCACCGGCTTCCCGATCTTCCGGCAGTCGATGGTCATGGTGACCTTGCCGCCCGCGGGCACCAGGATCGGCGTCACGAAGTGGTAGTCGGAGTCCCGGAAGTTCTCCAGCCCGAGGCTCAGCACACGGTTGTCCTTTCCGGCGGAGACGGTCACCGTCCCCGCGTCTCCCTGCGGGTTCTGCACCACGATGTCGGTCAGCTGGAACGTGTGCCCGTCCGGCACCTGGAGCGCGGTCGAGGTGTTCGAGCCGCCGCCCACCGCGTCCCTGACCCGCACCTGGGCGCTGGTCGGGGCGGCTGATGTCGCGGGGTCCCCCGCAGCGCCGCCCGTGCTCGGGGCGGCGCTGGGCTTCGACGCGCCGCCGCCCGAGCCCGCACCTGCGGAGTCGCCGCCTCCGGAACCGCCTCCGGAGCCGGCTCCGGCCGTGTCGCCCTGGTTCGGCGCCTTGCTCTTGTCGGCCGCCGCGGCGGAACGTACCGCCTCGGGCGTGACCGCCTCCCGTGCCGCCGATTTCACGGCCGGGCGCAGCAGGGCGTACCAGAGGCCGACCAGCGCGATCAGCAGCACCGCCGCCGTGATCAGGGCGCGGGGAAGCCAGCGCGGAAGGATCGGTTCCTGCTGGTAGGAGCCATCCACGAGGACGGGTTCCACCGGTTCCTGGCCCTCCGCCACCTGCGGGGCGGCGAACACCTGGAAGGGGTGCGTGACCGGGGTGCCACGCCACATCCGCTTGGCCGGACGGATGCGCAGCTTCCCGAACTCCGCGTGCCCGGGGGCGACCTGGAGCTCGGACACGGCGAAGACGACGCGTGCCAGTTCGGAACCGGGCTGGGCGCCGAGCCGCACGGTGACCGGTGTGTTGCCGCGGTTGTCGACGGCGAACTGGTGCCGTCCGCCGCGGGAGCCGTGGGAGCTGCGCGGTACCAGTTCGGCGGTCGTCTCGGTGAACGGCAATACCGTCACCCGGCCTTCGGGCACCACGGTGCCGTCCGGCTCGCTGGTGGGCACCACCCGTATCCCGAACGGGGTCTCACCCGCGAGTACGGTCGAGTCGCGGGGCGGCCGCAGCATGAGCGATACGGTCCGGGAGTCACCCGGGTACAGGGACAGAACCGCCGGCTCCACCGTCGACCAGGCGGCACAGGCGCCGACCACCTCGAAGCGGTACTCCTCGACGGTCTGGCCGGAGTTGAGGACCCGCAGGGGGAGGGCCGTCTCCTCGCCCGGTGCGGCGGTGACGGACGACTCGTCGAGACTTGCCGTAAGACTCATACGGCGGACCGTAGGGTCGCCGACGTTGTCGGGCATCGGCCGTGAAGGAACACTTCCGGGCAGATGTAGTGCCCGTAACCACCTTTTAGTTTCCTCGTCAGTAAACATGGGAATCTTTTGACCGCCTCAAACTAATGAGGCAGACGTGTGCAGCTGTGAGGCTTGAGCATGCTGTGATGCTTCCGGCTGTTGCCCAGGGGGAGCATTGACATGGAGCGCACCACTGTCGCATTAAGGGCCCAAGATCCAATTTCGCAGGCGGGCGTGGCCAGCCAATTGAGGGCCCGTCCCGAGGTCAGCGTCATGGAATGGGGCGAGGCCGAGCCTTCGCCCCAGGTGGTGGTCGTGGTGGTGGACACGGTCGACGAGGACGTACTGAGGATGCTGCGCCACATACAGCGCACGAGTACCGCCCGCACCGTTCTGGTCACCACGGACATCGATGAGCAGAAAC is a genomic window of Streptomyces sp. NBC_01237 containing:
- a CDS encoding eCIS core domain-containing protein, whose protein sequence is MTMNAHDHEHQHEQDPERAHDHDLPRGSEYGQDEHGRHEHADAVAAPRTADVHDGGTETHHLFRAAAAGRTDVVGTSGMGMLQRTVGNGALNPMIQRAKAGPSGPAEEEPQAAQRSPVHDVVSSGGGSPLDTDTRTDLESRMGADFSDVRIHNDSAAHESAKGVGAHAYTVGNNVVFQRDAYDPSSPQGRTTLAHELTHVIQQRSGPVEGTEAPGGIRVSDPSDRFEREAVANADRVLSDPAPVSAAAATAVPAAPVAPAAPAVQRAATEDEDEQPADVQGSFVQRAEEKGPEEEEEAPPA
- a CDS encoding COG1470 family protein; the protein is MSLTASLDESSVTAAPGEETALPLRVLNSGQTVEEYRFEVVGACAAWSTVEPAVLSLYPGDSRTVSLMLRPPRDSTVLAGETPFGIRVVPTSEPDGTVVPEGRVTVLPFTETTAELVPRSSHGSRGGRHQFAVDNRGNTPVTVRLGAQPGSELARVVFAVSELQVAPGHAEFGKLRIRPAKRMWRGTPVTHPFQVFAAPQVAEGQEPVEPVLVDGSYQQEPILPRWLPRALITAAVLLIALVGLWYALLRPAVKSAAREAVTPEAVRSAAAADKSKAPNQGDTAGAGSGGGSGGGDSAGAGSGGGASKPSAAPSTGGAAGDPATSAAPTSAQVRVRDAVGGGSNTSTALQVPDGHTFQLTDIVVQNPQGDAGTVTVSAGKDNRVLSLGLENFRDSDYHFVTPILVPAGGKVTMTIDCRKIGKPVGAPAPSRCAESLFLGGTMRPDSAG